One Coffea arabica cultivar ET-39 chromosome 5e, Coffea Arabica ET-39 HiFi, whole genome shotgun sequence DNA segment encodes these proteins:
- the LOC113743536 gene encoding indole-3-acetic acid-amido synthetase GH3.6, with amino-acid sequence MPEAPKDEGAYAHAHDDANTIYSVAEEKNKKFLQFIEEVTANADEVQKRVLAEILSRNAHVECLKRHGLNGQTDRETFKKIMPVTTYEDIQPDVNRIANGDKSQIICSQPISEFLTSSGTSGGERKLMPTTEEELERRSLLYNLLMPVMSQFVPGLERGKGMYFLFIKSEAKTPGGLVARPVLTSYYKSSHFKNRSFDPYMNYTSPNETILCPDSYQSMFSQMLCGLCLNKEVLRVGAVFASGFIRAIRFLEKHWSLLCNDIRTGTLNPQITDPSVREAVMKILKPDPQLAEFIEGECGMESWRGIITRLWPNTKYIDVIVTGTMSQYIPTLDYYSNGLPLVCTMYASSECFFGVNLNPLCKPSEVSYTLIPTLGYFEFLPVDRNNGVTNCISMPKSLNGKEKQELVDLADVKLGQEYELVVTTYAGLYRYRVGDVLRVAGFKNKAPQFNFICRKNVVLSIDSDKTDEVELQNAVKNAVSHLVPFDAQVTDYTSYADTTTIPGHYVLFWELSLNGSTPIPPSVFEDCCLAVEESLNSVYRQGRVSDKSIGPLEIKIVEAGTFDKLMDYALSLGASINQYKTPRCVKFAPIVELLNSRVKASYSSPKCPKWVAGHKQWNINVK; translated from the exons ATGCCTGAGGCACCAAAAGATGAGGGGGCTTATGCTCATGCTCACGACGACGCTAACACTATCTACAGTGTTGCtgaggagaaaaacaagaaatttcTTCAGTTTATTGAAGAAGTCACCGCTAACGCTGACGAGGTCCAAAAAAGGGTTCTTGCTGAAATCTTGTCTAGGAATGCCCATGTCGAGTGCTTAAAAAGACATGGCCTTAATGGTCAGACTGATAGAGAaactttcaagaaaatcatgccTGTCACCACTTACGAGGATATTCAGCCTGATGTTAACCGTATTGCTAATGGGGACAAGTCTCAAATCATCTGTTCACAGCCCATCTCCGAGTTCTTGACAag TTCTGGGACATCTGGTGGAGAGAGGAAATTGATGCCTACAACTGAGGAAGAACTAGAAAGGAGATCATTGCTTTACAATCTTCTGATGCCTGTGATGAGTCAATTTGTTCCCGGACTAGAGAGAGGCAAAGGAATGTATTTCTTGTTTATCAAATCTGAGGCTAAGACCCCAGGTGGGCTAGTGGCTCGCCCTGTTTTAACTAGTTACTACAAAAGTTCCCACTTTAAGAACAGGTCTTTTGACCCTTACATGAACTACACTAGCCCAAACGAGACCATCTTGTGCCCTGACTCTTATCAGAGCATGTTTTCCCAAATGCTTTGTGGGTTGTGCCTAAACAAAGAGGTCCTCCGGGTTGGTGCTGTTTTTGCCTCGGGTTTCATCCGAGCAATCCGTTTTCTTGAAAAGCATTGGTCACTTTTGTGCAATGATATCCGAACTGGAACTCTAAACCCACAAATTACCGACCCGTCTGTGAGGGAAGCAGTGATGAAAATTCTAAAGCCTGACCCACAACTTGCTGAATTCATTGAGGGGGAATGTGGGATGGAGTCTTGGCGAGGGATTATTACTAGGTTGTGGCCAAACACCAAGTATATTGATGTTATCGTGACTGGGACCATGTCACAGTACATACCAACTCTGGATTACTATAGCAATGGCCTACCTCTTGTTTGCACCATGTATGCTTCTTCAGAGTGCTTTTTTGGTGTCAATCTCAACCCTCTATGCAAGCCAAGCGAAGTTTCCTATACCCTCATTCCCACCCTGGGATATTTCGAATTCTTGCCGGTTGACAGAAACAATGGCGTTACAAATTGTATTTCCATGCCGAAATCCCTCAATGGGAAGGAGAAACAGGAATTGGTTGATCTCGCTGATGTTAAGCTTGGACAGGAGTACGAGCTTGTTGTCACCACTTATGCAG GCCTTTATCGCTATAGAGTGGGAGATGTACTAAGGGTTGCTGGATTCAAGAACAAGGCCCCTCAATTCAACTTCATATGCCGCAAGAATGTGGTCTTAAGCATTGATTCTGATAAGACTGATGAGGTTGAGCTACAAAATGCAGTGAAAAATGCAGTGAGCCATTTGGTCCCGTTTGATGCCCAGGTGACAGATTACACTAGCTATGCTGATACCACTACAATTCCTGGACATTATGTTCTTTTCTGGGAGCTTAGCCTGAATGGCTCGACCCCAATTCCTCCTTCAGTTTTTGAGGACTGTTGCCTGGCCGTTGAGGAGTCGCTCAACAGTGTCTACCGCCAGGGTCGTGTTTCTGACAAGTCAATCGGCCCTCTTGAGATCAAGATTGTGGAGGCTGGCACATTTGATAAGCTTATGGACTATGCCCTTAGCTTAGGAGCTTCAATTAATCAGTATAAAACTCCCCGTTGCGTCAAGTTTGCACCAATTGTTGAACTTTTGAACTCGAGGGTTAAGGCCAGCTACTCCAGTCCAAAATGTCCCAAGTGGGTTGCTGGTCATAAGCAGTGGAATATCAACGTGAAATAA
- the LOC113688068 gene encoding gluconokinase-like isoform X1 — protein sequence MAPDWKGKAIVIMGVSGAGKSTIGQMLGEALKCCYIDADDYHPQANREKMRNGIPLSEEDRIPWLETLRDALRRSTGNGGTVILGCSALQKHYREILRSADPSYEPGSYISIVKFVLLHAQADVLAARLEKRAAEGKHFMPAKLLQSQMDLLHIDESEGVLKVDATLEPQAIVNIIIQASIIKPQSQRSP from the exons ATGGCACCGGATTGGAAAG GAAAAGCTATTGTCATAATGGGAGTTAGCGGTGCTGGGAAATC AACCATTGGTCAGATGCTAGGTGAAGCTTTAAAATGCTGCTATATCGATGCTGATGATTACCATCCACAAGCTAACAGAG aaaaaatgaGAAATGGGATACCTCTATCTGAGGAAGATCGCATACCGTGGCTTGAAACACTGAGAGATGCCCTAAGAAGAAGTACAGGGAACGGAGGAACTGTAATCCTTGGTTGCTCAGCTCTACAAAAGCACTACAGAGAAATTCTTAGATCTGCAGACCCAAGTTATGAACCAGGTTCTTACATTTCTATAGTCAAATTTGTATTGTTGCATGCTCAGGCTGATGTGCTCGCTGCTCGGCTGGAGAAGAGAGCCGCAGAGGGGAAACATTTCATGCCCGCAAAGCTCTTGCAGTCCCAAATGGATTTGCTTCATATTGATGAATCTGAAGGTGTGCTTAAGGTTGATGCTACGCTAGAACCCCAGGCTATTGTGAATATCATCATACAAGCTTCGATCATCAAACCTCAGTCACAGCGAAGTCCTTGA
- the LOC113688068 gene encoding gluconokinase-like isoform X2, whose translation MGVSGAGKSTIGQMLGEALKCCYIDADDYHPQANREKMRNGIPLSEEDRIPWLETLRDALRRSTGNGGTVILGCSALQKHYREILRSADPSYEPGSYISIVKFVLLHAQADVLAARLEKRAAEGKHFMPAKLLQSQMDLLHIDESEGVLKVDATLEPQAIVNIIIQASIIKPQSQRSP comes from the exons ATGGGAGTTAGCGGTGCTGGGAAATC AACCATTGGTCAGATGCTAGGTGAAGCTTTAAAATGCTGCTATATCGATGCTGATGATTACCATCCACAAGCTAACAGAG aaaaaatgaGAAATGGGATACCTCTATCTGAGGAAGATCGCATACCGTGGCTTGAAACACTGAGAGATGCCCTAAGAAGAAGTACAGGGAACGGAGGAACTGTAATCCTTGGTTGCTCAGCTCTACAAAAGCACTACAGAGAAATTCTTAGATCTGCAGACCCAAGTTATGAACCAGGTTCTTACATTTCTATAGTCAAATTTGTATTGTTGCATGCTCAGGCTGATGTGCTCGCTGCTCGGCTGGAGAAGAGAGCCGCAGAGGGGAAACATTTCATGCCCGCAAAGCTCTTGCAGTCCCAAATGGATTTGCTTCATATTGATGAATCTGAAGGTGTGCTTAAGGTTGATGCTACGCTAGAACCCCAGGCTATTGTGAATATCATCATACAAGCTTCGATCATCAAACCTCAGTCACAGCGAAGTCCTTGA
- the LOC140007109 gene encoding uncharacterized protein, translating into MRALVWNCRGAGSPLTIPQLKELVQVHSPSLIFLSETKKKKSFINCVKQWVKFDELFVVDPVGIAGGLAVIWKKDIQVKSILFTSFTIELLIGDHRGGRDWWCVCVYASTDDKIREQQWRVLERRTQVWGECWALMGDLNDITSNGEKWGGRIRPASSFESFNGFINRTALIDLGFVGVPWTWCNNWNKEGEIKERIDRVLGTRQWCGNFGKARVTHVETEASDHCALVLDLTPVETPRKRRFTFDRRWIMQEGVGEVVQEAWEMDQQGSRLYKVQRKIRQVRMNLLNWSKKLNLNSKKQIKQIKKEIQEVKGSQGGEGRAKITGLKRKLVEAYRREEVFWSQKARIKWLQEGDKNTSFFHASVMSRRNRIGLMDLKEEVGSGARMRRRLGRKL; encoded by the coding sequence ATGAGAGCTCTGGTGTGGAACTGTCGAGGTGCggggagccccttgacaattccccaGCTTAAGGAACTTGTTCAAGTCCACTCTCCATCTCTGATTTTCTTATCAgagacaaagaagaagaagagtttcATTAACTGTGTTAAGCAGTGGGTGAAGTTTGATGAGCTGTTTGTAGTAGATCCTGTGGGGATTGCAGGGGGTTTAGCAGTTATATGGAAGAAGGATATACAGGTGAAAAGCATTTTATTCACTAGTTTTACCATAGAATTATTAATAGGGGATCATAGAGGTGGTAGAGATTGGTGGTGTGTTTGTGTGTATGCCAGTACGGATGATAAGATTAGGGAGCAGCAGTGGAGGGTATTAGAGAGAAGGACACAGGTTTGGGGTGAGTGTTGGGCCCTTATGGGAGATCTGAATGATATTACTTCTAATGGGGAAAAATGGGGGGGTAGAATTAGGCCTGCTAGCAGTTTTGAGAGCTTCAATGGCTTCATTAATAGAACTGCTTTAATAGATTTAGGTTTTGTGGGAGTACCTTGGACATGGTGTAACAACTGGAATAAGGAAGGAGAGATTAAGGAaagaattgatagggtgttaggGACAAGGCAGTGGTGTGGAAATTTTGGAAAGGCTAGAGTTACTCATGTGGAAACAGAAGCTTCGGACCATTGTGCCTTAGTTTTGGATCTGACCCCTGTGGAAACGCCAAGGAAGAGGAGATTCACTTTTGATAGGAGATGGATCATGCAGGAGGGGGTTGGGGAGGTGGTTCAGGAAGCTTGGGAGATGGATCAGCAGGGGTCAAGATTATACAAAGTGCAAAGGAAAATTAGGCAAGTTCGAATGAACCTGTTGAACTGGAGCAAAAAGCttaatttgaattcaaaaaaaCAGATAAAGCAGATTAAGAAGGAAATTCAGGAGGTAAAGGGGAGTCAAGGAGGAGAGGGTAGAGCAAAAATTACTGGATTAAAAAGGAAGTTAGTAGAGGCTTATAGAAGGGAGGAGGTCTTTTGGAGTCAAAAGGCTAGGATTAAGTGGCTTCAGGAGGGGGACAAAAACACTAGCTTCTTCCATGCCAGTGTGATGAGTAGGAGGAACAGAATAGGATTAATGGACTTAAAAGAAGAAGTGGGGAGTGGTGCAAGAATGAGGAGGAGATTAGGGAGGAAATTGTAG